Proteins encoded in a region of the Pocillopora verrucosa isolate sample1 chromosome 11, ASM3666991v2, whole genome shotgun sequence genome:
- the LOC136284218 gene encoding E3 ubiquitin-protein ligase TRIM71-like has product MFDLFGYLHQTQGSVVEGLDQNFQAGIEAELLICPKTSEGEIRNTRHKDRVEIHLDPADQVRSLATSEKEDGNFQAKFVAKVPGTYKIEVKINGQKLARSPFSILVKAQELNVIGKLDVQGEMLQGPAGISVNSKGVIAVADREGHCILVFDEKGTFVRKIGSYGDEEGQLKNPVDVTFVNDDEILVADESDFNKFGDSGPERLDHPLSCVCYEEKFIVTEKNNNCVKVFDEKGQFLYKFGEKENGDGQMDQLYGLCVDKHNNVFLCDGRNNRVQQFTLEGTFTGKTSSNIQFGWPWSVTPMLDDRIVVTDYEKKEVYILK; this is encoded by the exons ATGTTCGATTTGTTTGGATACTTACACCAAACCCAAGGATCCGTCGTGGAAGGACTGGATCAGAATTTTCAAGCTGGTATAGAGGCAGAGCTACTAATTTGTCCCAAAACAAgcgaaggagaaatcagaaacactcGGCACAAAGATCGTGTTGAAATACACTTGGACCCTGCGGATCAGGTGAGGAGTTTGGCGACGAGTGAGAAAGAAGAtggaaatttccaagcaaaatttgtaGCGAAAGTACCAGGTACTtataaaatagaagtaaagatAAATGGACAGAAACTTGCCCGGAGTCCATTTTCTATTCTGGTCAAAGCACAAGAGTTAAATGTTATAGGCAAGTTGGACGTTCAGGGAGAAATGCTGCAAGGTCCTGCCGGTATTTCAGTGAACAGTAAAGGTGTTATTGCTGTGGCTGATCGGGAAGGTCACTGTATCCTGGTATTTGATGAGAAAGGAACGTTTGTGCGAAAAATTGGTTCTTATGGAGACGAGGAGGGACAATTAAAGAATCCAGTCGACGTCACGTTCGTAAACGATGACGAGATTCTGGTGGCAGATGAAT CGGATTTTAATAAGTTTGGAGACAGCGGTCCAGAAAGGCTGGATCATCCACTCAGCTGCGTTTGTTACGAGGAAAAGTTCATTGTAACTGAGAAGAAtaataactgtgtgaaagtgtttgatgagaaaggacagtttttgtacaagtttggagaaaaagaaaacggtGATGGACAGATGGATCAGCTGTAtggcttatgtgttgacaaacataATAACGTTTTCTTATGTGATGGGAGAAATAATCGAGTTCAACAGTTTACATTGGAAGGaactttcactggaaagacaagTTCAAATATTCAGTTTGGATGGCCGTGGAGTGTCACACCAATGCTAGATGATCGGATTGTGGTCACAGACTacgaaaagaaagaagtttacattctgaaatga
- the LOC136276864 gene encoding uncharacterized protein, with the protein MIHLYNRKKILLKPTVTRLGSSNEYSDVVIDSVISPLMISRVHAEIHFSNGKFRIDCKGLNGLLVNKTKRSSAVLCDGDVVVFGGAGVKTKEGQSLSAYDSELVYVFNEVCQNDSEEVGSLGEGISDGSVRRRSKRKKPVSLSEGVSSPCEKKTKGSMDDKQVFEVDQKADPQEEVNISGGTFNSKK; encoded by the exons ATGATCCATCTCTACAACCGGAAAAAAATCTTGCTAAAACCGACTGTCACTCGTCTCGGAAGCAGTAATGAATATTCAGATGTTGTTATTGACAGTGTGATATCTCCTTTAATGATCAGTCGTGTTCACGCTGAAATTCATTTCAGCAATGGAAAATTCAGAATTGATTGTAAAGGACTGAACGGGCTGCTagtcaacaaaacaaagcgtagcTCTGCTGTCCTATGCGATggtgatgttgttgtctttggagGTGCTGGCGTTAAAACGAAAGAAGGACAGAGTTTGTCAGCTTACGATTCGGAGCTTGTGTATGTTTTTAATGAGGTCTGCCAGAATGATTCTGAAGAAGTGGGCTCCCTTGGGGAAGGAATAAGCGATGGAAGCGTGCGAAGGCGAAGCAAACGGAAAAAGCCCGTATCACTAAGTGAAGGAGTGAG ctCTCCATgtgaaaagaagactaaagGCAGCATGGACGATAAGCAG GTTTTTGAAGTTGATCAAAAAGCTGATCCACaggaagaagtaaacatcagtGGAGGTAcatttaactccaagaagtga
- the LOC136284445 gene encoding RING finger protein nhl-1-like has protein sequence MKVKINGQKLAKSPFSILVKARELNVVGKLDFQRKMLQGPTGIAVNSKGVIAVADSEGHCIQVFDETGKFVRKLGSHGDENGQLRIPVDVTFLNDDEILVADQYNHRIQQLNVQTGNFVKSFGKKGSGDGEFENLASVCITSDGRFTVATDFKNSRIQVFTMDGEPVLKFGDSGPERLDNSVSCVCYEEKFIVTDRNNNCVKVFDEKGQFLFKFGEKGNGDGQMDMPFGLCVDKHNNVFLCDKGNNRVQQFTLEGTFIGKTSTNIQFGWFWSVTPMLDDRILVTDNKGNEVYILK, from the coding sequence ATGAAAGTGAAGATAAATGGACAGAAACTTGCCAAGAGTCCATTTTCTATTCTGGTCAAAGCACGAGAGTTAAATGTTGTAGGCAAGCTggattttcagagaaaaatgcTTCAAGGTCCAACCGGCATTGCAGTGAACAGTAAAGGTGTTATTGCTGTGGCTGATTCTGAAGGTCACTGTATCCAGGTATTTGACGAGACAGGAAAGTTTGTGCGAAAACTTGGTTCTCATGGAGACGAGAATGGACAATTAAGAATTCCAGTCGACGTCACGTTCCTAAACGATGACGAGATTCTGGTGGCGGATCAATATAATCACCGAATACAGCAGTTGAATGtacagacagggaactttgtgaaaagctttggaaaaaagggaagtggagatggagagtttgaGAATCTTGCAAGTGTTTGTATTACAAGTGATGGGCGTTTTACTGTTGCAACGGATTTTAAGAACAgcagaattcaggtgtttacaatggatggtgaacctgtGCTTAAGTTTGGGGACAGCGGCCCAGAAAGGCTAGATAATTCTGTCAGCTGCGTTTGTTACGAGGAAAAGTTCATTGTAACTGACAGGAATAATAACTGTGTTAAAGTGTTTGATGAGAAAGGacagtttttgttcaagtttggagaaaaaggaaacggtgatgGACAGATGGATATGCCGTTtggcttatgtgttgacaaacataACAACGTTTTCTTATGTGACAAGGGGAATAATCGAGTTCAACAGTTTACATTGGAAGGAACTTTCATTGGAAAGACAAGTACTAATATTCAATTTGGATGGTTCTGGAGCGTTACCCCAATGCTAGATGATCGGATTTTGGTCACAGATAACAAAGGGAACgaagtttacattctgaaatga